A genomic window from Vitis riparia cultivar Riparia Gloire de Montpellier isolate 1030 chromosome 16, EGFV_Vit.rip_1.0, whole genome shotgun sequence includes:
- the LOC117934188 gene encoding oleosin 1-like — MAEIQPPHHILHPHQPQPQQPSYQAVKAATAATAGGSLLVLSGLTLVGTVIALTVATPLLVIFSPVLVPAAIAVFFLVLGFLASGGFGVAAVTVLSWIFRYVTGRHPPGADHLDSARMKLASKAREMKDRAEQFGQQHTGQQGT, encoded by the coding sequence ATGGCGGAGATCCAACCGCCGCACCACATCCTGCACCCGCACCAGCCCCAGCCCCAGCAGCCGAGCTACCAGGCGGTGAAGGCCGCCACGGCCGCTACAGCCGGAGGTTCGTTGCTGGTCCTCTCCGGCCTGACCCTTGTCGGAACGGTGATCGCGCTCACCGTCGCCACCCCTCTGCTTGTGATCTTCAGCCCGGTTCTGGTGCCGGCGGCGATCGCTGTGTTCTTTCTTGTGCTGGGATTTCTGGCCTCCGGTGGATTTGGCGTCGCCGCCGTGACAGTGCTGTCATGGATTTTCCGGTATGTCACTGGCCGGCACCCTCCAGGCGCCGATCATCTGGATAGCGCAAGGATGAAGCTGGCAAGCAAGGCAAGGGAGATGAAGGACAGGGCTGAGCAGTTTGGGCAGCAGCACACTGGACAACAGGGTACTTAA